Proteins encoded within one genomic window of Thermostichus vulcanus str. 'Rupite':
- a CDS encoding Sll0314/Alr1548 family TPR repeat-containing protein: MTGRLGRLLGAAFLLWGSAQPVWAQDPFRSGPNARQISPEVAAAFEEFFCAGRYSQSREKLETAKKASPEEPMVYALLAALAYQEGDMQEFAQLATQTRQVAAELKKTDPLRGNLYEGVGYGLEAANTVVRDGVVIGLPKALPTLNQLFASIRAAQAVDGSDPELNLLNGYMDLLLTYREKALNQFQLAAPEYLSYRGQALAYRDMQRYAEALEAVDRAIATSCDNPELYYLKAQILVSQGADREAVPLFDQALQASAQLPEPLVDQIQMERDRAAQRGGLTGQLPATATP; this comes from the coding sequence ATGACAGGCAGGCTGGGTAGGCTGCTAGGGGCAGCTTTTTTGCTTTGGGGATCCGCACAGCCCGTTTGGGCGCAGGATCCCTTTCGTAGTGGGCCGAATGCGCGGCAGATCAGCCCAGAGGTGGCGGCAGCCTTTGAAGAGTTCTTTTGCGCGGGTCGCTATAGCCAAAGCCGAGAAAAACTGGAGACTGCAAAAAAAGCCTCACCGGAAGAGCCGATGGTTTATGCCCTGTTGGCAGCACTGGCCTACCAAGAAGGGGATATGCAGGAGTTTGCCCAGTTGGCCACCCAAACTCGGCAGGTGGCAGCAGAGTTAAAGAAAACGGATCCCTTGCGTGGCAATCTCTATGAGGGCGTGGGCTATGGGTTAGAGGCAGCCAATACGGTAGTGCGGGATGGCGTGGTGATTGGCCTACCCAAGGCTCTGCCTACCCTGAATCAACTGTTTGCTTCCATTCGAGCGGCGCAGGCGGTGGATGGCAGCGATCCGGAACTGAACCTTTTGAATGGCTATATGGATCTGCTGCTCACCTACCGGGAAAAGGCTCTCAACCAATTCCAGTTGGCGGCTCCTGAGTATCTATCTTACCGTGGACAAGCCTTGGCCTACCGGGATATGCAGCGCTACGCAGAGGCCCTTGAGGCGGTGGATCGGGCGATTGCCACCTCCTGTGACAACCCGGAGCTGTACTATTTGAAGGCCCAAATTTTGGTCTCGCAAGGGGCGGATCGGGAGGCGGTACCTTTGTTTGATCAAGCCCTACAAGCCTCTGCCCAATTACCGGAGCCACTGGTGGATCAAATTCAGATGGAACGGGATCGAGCCGCCCAACGGGGGGGATTGACCGGTCAGTTGCCCGCTACGGCTACCCCATG